TTCGAATACGGATCCTGTGAGTACTGTCTCGCCACGTCGTGGAAATCGGCTCCGCCGTCGAGAAGATTCATGACTGCCTCGACGTCTGCCAGCGTCTGCAATGTGTCTTCTCTGGTAGGCAGTAGAGAAAGAAATATCTCATAAACTCTCGCGCTGTCCGCCCATTTTGCCGGGACGTAAATTATGTGTATCCCTGCCACGCTCTGAGCCACGCCCATTGTACCTGTCTCTATAGAAAATATAAGCCTTTCAAGCTCCGGTTCGGTTTCCCCTCTTCTGACAATGCCAATGTTTCCTCCGTTAATTCTCGCGTCAGGGTCATCGCTGTATATTGAAGCGAGACTTCTGAAATCTTCTCCCGAATTCAACGCCTGTAAAACAGCGTTTGCTTTACTGTTGACCTGCATCAGTTGTCTTTCGGAAGGGATGGGAGAGAGAATTATTCTAGAAAACCTGTACGAAACTGGCATGACAAGGCTGTCTTTTACGTCCTCGTAAAATTTTTCAAGCACTTCGTCTGAAACGAAATATTCATCGACATACGCCAGCCTTGGGTAATTGAAAGTTATATATCTTTCCGTAGCGATTTTAAAAAAGAACTCTCTGCGCATTATGTCTTTGGCGAGTGCCCAGTCAATTCCGGCTTCAGTAAAAAAAACATCCAGCGAATCAATCTGGGTCGAATCTCCGGTTATGTTTTCGGCCAAATTCGCGAGAAGCCCTGAAAACTCTTCGTCAACTGCTTCAGCGGATATATCCAGGACACCGCTCGTGTCTCCTGAATTGAGCACGAGAGAGATGTTTAAAAGACTTTGATATCTTTCTCTTTCGAACTCATCCTGAAGCCTTTTGTTGGGCAGCTGTGAGCCGCCCATGAAAAGGACCGATGTTTTTATGTAAACGTCTA
This sequence is a window from candidate division WOR-3 bacterium. Protein-coding genes within it:
- a CDS encoding peptidylprolyl isomerase; its protein translation is MKTALLIAVLLVLQNAVISANADGIIAVVEKEAVSQSELDVYIKTSVLFMGGSQLPNKRLQDEFERERYQSLLNISLVLNSGDTSGVLDISAEAVDEEFSGLLANLAENITGDSTQIDSLDVFFTEAGIDWALAKDIMRREFFFKIATERYITFNYPRLAYVDEYFVSDEVLEKFYEDVKDSLVMPVSYRFSRIILSPIPSERQLMQVNSKANAVLQALNSGEDFRSLASIYSDDPDARINGGNIGIVRRGETEPELERLIFSIETGTMGVAQSVAGIHIIYVPAKWADSARVYEIFLSLLPTREDTLQTLADVEAVMNLLDGGADFHDVARQYSQDPYSKDEGGYLGEVPAESLDISVRAILDMLEPGEYTEPIPSPFGFIVISLEGLTMGEPESFESVKEQLSEVYLLKERQKALENWLNEIKETVYLEERTKQPENEN